The following proteins are encoded in a genomic region of Arachis ipaensis cultivar K30076 chromosome B02, Araip1.1, whole genome shotgun sequence:
- the LOC107628420 gene encoding uncharacterized protein LOC107628420 isoform X1 has translation MQILQWVLFKRVHEQKGECNISDTPTKREATSTTYKKGKGKDIVALKHYSRRYKRTKRVEESKIGCIRLKAFAFICGKDIPKACFYRTLNLNKRRDFVHSMKMKREELSRGVGITKNEDSSSSSASQNVGNKKVLPITEGSSTNSSERSEQHFKTVENKKNKKKSISKMKEILRWAAAAKSDKSRRKFNGQKVLEFRRDGTTKSSSVKNEDDEVGIESPKISFSLDMERCSTTYSVYSSATSTDSYSFIENQRAHIAHSNINVSVQGCGYTNNCRHENWITTDSEFVVLEL, from the exons ATGCAG ATTCTTCAATGGGTATTGTTTAAGAGGGTCCATGAACAAAAAGGAGAGTGCAACATTTCTGATACTCCAACTAAAAGAGAAGCTACCAGTACCACTT atAAAAAAGGTAAAGGAAAAGATATAGTTGCATTGAAGCATTATAGTAGAAGATACAAAAGAACAAAGAGAGTTGAAGAGAGCAAGATTGGGTGCATCAGACTGAAAGCGTTTGCTTTTATATGTGGAAAAGATATTCCAAAGGCTTGTTTTTACCGAACCTTGAACTTGAATAAAAGAAGGGATTTTGTTCACTCAATGAAGATGAAGAGAGAGGAATTGTCAAGAGGAGTGGGAATCACCAAGAATgaagattcttcttcttcttctgcttctcagAATGTTGGGAATAAGAAGGTTTTGCCAATAACTGAAGGATCATCAACAAACTCAAGTGAAAGAAGTGAGCAGCATTTCAAAACCgtagaaaataagaagaacaagaagaagagtaTTTCAAAAATGAAAGAGATTCTTAGATGGGCGGCTGCTGCTAAATCAGATAAGAGTAGAAGGAAATTCAATGGACAAAAG GTCTTAGAGTTCAGAAGAGATGGGACCACAAAATCATCATCAGTTAAAAATGAAGATGATGAAGTTGGCATTGAGTCACCAAAGATCAGTTTCTCATTGGATATGGAACGTTGCTCCACCACATACTCTGTATACTCATCAGCAACATCAACAGATTCTTATTCCTTCATTGAAAATCAAAGAGCACACATTGCACATTCTAATATTAATGTTTCGGTTCAAGGGTGCGGTTATACCAACAATTGTAGACATGAAAATTGGATCACTACTGACTCTGAAT TTGTGGTGCTGGAACTATGA
- the LOC107628420 gene encoding uncharacterized protein LOC107628420 isoform X2, translating to MQILQWVLFKRVHEQKGECNISDTPTKREATSTTCKGKDIVALKHYSRRYKRTKRVEESKIGCIRLKAFAFICGKDIPKACFYRTLNLNKRRDFVHSMKMKREELSRGVGITKNEDSSSSSASQNVGNKKVLPITEGSSTNSSERSEQHFKTVENKKNKKKSISKMKEILRWAAAAKSDKSRRKFNGQKVLEFRRDGTTKSSSVKNEDDEVGIESPKISFSLDMERCSTTYSVYSSATSTDSYSFIENQRAHIAHSNINVSVQGCGYTNNCRHENWITTDSEFVVLEL from the exons ATGCAG ATTCTTCAATGGGTATTGTTTAAGAGGGTCCATGAACAAAAAGGAGAGTGCAACATTTCTGATACTCCAACTAAAAGAGAAGCTACCAGTACCACTT GTAAAGGAAAAGATATAGTTGCATTGAAGCATTATAGTAGAAGATACAAAAGAACAAAGAGAGTTGAAGAGAGCAAGATTGGGTGCATCAGACTGAAAGCGTTTGCTTTTATATGTGGAAAAGATATTCCAAAGGCTTGTTTTTACCGAACCTTGAACTTGAATAAAAGAAGGGATTTTGTTCACTCAATGAAGATGAAGAGAGAGGAATTGTCAAGAGGAGTGGGAATCACCAAGAATgaagattcttcttcttcttctgcttctcagAATGTTGGGAATAAGAAGGTTTTGCCAATAACTGAAGGATCATCAACAAACTCAAGTGAAAGAAGTGAGCAGCATTTCAAAACCgtagaaaataagaagaacaagaagaagagtaTTTCAAAAATGAAAGAGATTCTTAGATGGGCGGCTGCTGCTAAATCAGATAAGAGTAGAAGGAAATTCAATGGACAAAAG GTCTTAGAGTTCAGAAGAGATGGGACCACAAAATCATCATCAGTTAAAAATGAAGATGATGAAGTTGGCATTGAGTCACCAAAGATCAGTTTCTCATTGGATATGGAACGTTGCTCCACCACATACTCTGTATACTCATCAGCAACATCAACAGATTCTTATTCCTTCATTGAAAATCAAAGAGCACACATTGCACATTCTAATATTAATGTTTCGGTTCAAGGGTGCGGTTATACCAACAATTGTAGACATGAAAATTGGATCACTACTGACTCTGAAT TTGTGGTGCTGGAACTATGA